The following are encoded together in the Planktothrix sp. FACHB-1365 genome:
- the gltS gene encoding sodium/glutamate symporter: MNILQLDLRETVIVAILVLYLGKYLTHKIKFLQDFNIPDAVSGGVLASLLFSLCFEVFQYQIEFNLNIRDDLLIIFFTTIGLSAQLKTLVKGGKPLLILLIMAISYLIVQNMTGVAIAALTGLKLPIGLLAGSISLSGGHGTVIAWSPLFKESYGIANAAEIGIASATFGLVFGGIVGGPIAKFLINKNQLQANNPNQDLSIGIKDDQKNVIIDYNTMLNSVLVINLAIGLGLQINAIATAIGLKLPVFVGCLLGGIILTNTVPLVFKHFAWPSDTPSLALISDVSLGLFLAMSLMSLQLWTLVDLAGPIALLLFVQLLMITVYTIFVAFPVMGKNYDAAVISAGYSGLALGATPTAMANMTAVTEHFGASPQAFIIVPLVGAFFMDIANALVIQNFLNFLSFYRKFWV; encoded by the coding sequence ATGAATATTTTGCAACTTGATCTACGCGAAACGGTAATTGTGGCGATTTTGGTTTTGTATTTGGGGAAATATTTAACCCACAAAATTAAATTCCTTCAGGATTTTAATATTCCTGATGCTGTTTCGGGCGGTGTTCTTGCTTCCTTATTGTTTAGTCTTTGTTTTGAAGTTTTTCAGTATCAAATCGAATTTAATCTCAATATTCGGGATGATTTATTGATTATTTTTTTTACAACTATTGGGCTTTCTGCTCAATTAAAAACCCTGGTAAAAGGGGGAAAACCGCTATTAATTTTGTTAATCATGGCGATCAGTTATCTAATTGTTCAAAATATGACGGGGGTTGCGATCGCAGCGTTAACGGGGTTAAAATTGCCTATTGGTTTACTGGCGGGGTCGATTTCTCTGAGTGGAGGACATGGGACGGTGATCGCCTGGTCGCCTCTATTTAAGGAGAGTTATGGAATTGCTAATGCTGCGGAAATAGGCATTGCAAGTGCGACCTTTGGTTTAGTGTTTGGGGGAATTGTTGGTGGCCCCATCGCCAAATTTTTAATTAACAAAAACCAACTCCAAGCGAATAACCCAAATCAAGATCTGAGCATTGGTATTAAGGACGATCAGAAGAATGTTATAATTGATTATAATACTATGCTCAATTCGGTATTAGTCATTAATCTTGCGATTGGTTTGGGACTACAAATTAATGCGATCGCTACCGCTATCGGTTTAAAATTACCTGTGTTTGTGGGGTGTTTATTAGGTGGAATTATTTTAACGAATACTGTACCTTTGGTCTTTAAACACTTTGCTTGGCCGTCTGATACTCCTTCTCTAGCTTTAATTTCTGATGTGAGTTTGGGGTTATTTTTAGCGATGTCTTTAATGAGTTTACAGTTGTGGACATTGGTAGACTTAGCAGGGCCAATCGCTTTATTATTGTTTGTACAGTTATTAATGATTACGGTTTACACAATCTTTGTGGCGTTTCCTGTCATGGGAAAAAACTATGATGCGGCGGTGATTTCAGCCGGATATTCGGGACTCGCATTAGGGGCGACTCCAACCGCAATGGCTAATATGACCGCCGTAACTGAACATTTTGGAGCTTCACCTCAAGCCTTTATTATTGTTCCCTTAGTCGGAGCTTTTTTTATGGATATTGCGAATGCTCTTGTAATTCAAAATTTCCTCAATTTTTTATCGTTTTATCGAAAATTCTGGGTTTAA
- a CDS encoding type ISP restriction/modification enzyme, whose translation MVTLNLKPTHKPVKAYYDALQQFAKLGVSHELAVKDAFTDLLKACCQQFDLTLIPEKQIKLPNGKSIRVDGALVRDGSIRYGVWEAKDSQDKLDREVKQKFAVGYPKDNIIFQSPERAILWQGGKQICDEDITKPQILVETLKLFFEYRTPEITQWETAASEFGGRVKDLSGKLINLIETQRKTNPKFIQAFSEFTEICRQAINPNLAEAAVEEMLIQHLLTERIFRQIFNNPDFTRRNIIAVEIEKVIQALTSKSFSRDHFLGEVDYFYRALEDAAQTIDDFSDKQHFLNTVYEKFFQGFAVKVADTHGIVYTPQPIVNFMVKSVEDILQKEFGKSFNDKGVHILDPFVGTGNFILRVMQEIRKTALPYKYEQELHCNEVMLLPYYIASMNIEHQYFEATGNYKAFEGICLVDTFSDQQVQQLSLFTPENTARVQLQRSSPIFVIIGNPPYNASQLNENDNNKNQKYTNKKDKTGIDDRIAATYAKDSKATLKRFLFDPYVKAIRWASDRIVDEGIVAFVTNNSFINALAFDGMRKHLEKDFDLIYIIDLGGNIRKNTDPSKSIHNVFDIKVGVSINIFIRTNRFNQSKNTKIYYASVGEFLRKEEKFNYLNQHQQWDTIKWQLINPDKKNNWLNEGLKNDFDIFIQVGNKEAKLSKNHDNGIIFKMFSLGVSTNRDAWVYNFNYDELVANIQRMISTYNEQVRKWQDRSDKSVDVDNFVICDDHKISWSRDLKKDLKTGKSLEFSQTRIRQSLYRPFVNSPLYFADGLNDSPGKFPLIFPTPETEKENLIISIAGVGDRKGFGCFISQFIIALDFAFEKAQCFPFYTYEKDGTNRKENITDWSLEQFRNYYQDPTITKWDIFYYTYSLLHHPTYRERYAANLKRELPRIPYAPDFRGFVDAGQQLADLHLNYEQQPEYSLKFIENDQVPLNWRVEKMKLSKDKTQIIYNEFLTLSGIPPEVFEYRLGNRSALDWIIDQYQVKIDKRSGIVNDPNRLDDEQYIVRLIGQVITVSLETVKIVNHLPDLGLS comes from the coding sequence ATGGTGACGCTAAACTTGAAACCCACCCATAAACCTGTTAAAGCTTATTATGACGCTTTACAACAGTTTGCGAAATTGGGGGTTTCCCATGAATTAGCGGTGAAAGATGCCTTTACAGACCTCTTAAAAGCTTGTTGTCAACAATTTGATTTAACCTTAATTCCTGAAAAACAAATTAAGTTACCCAACGGTAAAAGTATTCGGGTTGATGGTGCTTTAGTTCGGGATGGAAGTATTAGATATGGCGTTTGGGAAGCTAAAGATAGTCAAGATAAATTAGACCGAGAAGTTAAACAAAAATTTGCCGTTGGTTATCCTAAAGATAATATCATTTTTCAATCTCCTGAACGCGCTATTTTATGGCAAGGCGGAAAACAAATCTGTGATGAAGATATTACGAAACCGCAGATTTTAGTTGAGACATTAAAGTTATTTTTTGAATATCGTACCCCTGAAATTACCCAATGGGAAACCGCTGCATCAGAATTTGGTGGACGGGTTAAAGATTTATCGGGTAAATTGATTAATTTAATTGAAACTCAACGGAAAACTAACCCGAAATTTATTCAAGCGTTTAGTGAATTTACGGAAATTTGCCGTCAAGCTATTAACCCAAATCTTGCTGAAGCTGCGGTGGAGGAAATGTTAATTCAACATCTGCTAACGGAACGAATTTTTAGGCAAATTTTTAATAATCCTGATTTCACCCGTCGGAATATTATTGCGGTGGAAATTGAAAAGGTAATTCAAGCGTTAACATCTAAATCTTTTAGTCGAGATCATTTTTTAGGGGAAGTTGATTATTTTTATCGTGCTTTGGAAGATGCGGCTCAAACTATTGATGATTTTAGCGATAAACAGCATTTTCTGAATACGGTTTATGAGAAATTTTTTCAAGGGTTTGCGGTGAAAGTTGCGGATACGCACGGAATTGTTTACACACCGCAACCTATTGTTAATTTTATGGTGAAAAGTGTTGAGGATATCTTACAAAAAGAGTTTGGGAAGTCTTTCAATGATAAAGGAGTGCATATTCTTGATCCCTTTGTGGGGACGGGTAATTTTATTTTACGGGTGATGCAGGAAATTAGAAAAACAGCCCTTCCCTATAAATATGAACAGGAATTACACTGCAATGAGGTGATGTTATTACCTTATTATATTGCTTCGATGAATATCGAGCATCAATATTTTGAAGCAACGGGTAATTATAAAGCTTTTGAAGGGATTTGTTTAGTTGATACGTTTTCGGATCAACAGGTGCAACAGTTATCGTTATTTACCCCAGAAAATACCGCTAGGGTTCAACTTCAAAGAAGTTCACCGATTTTTGTAATTATTGGAAATCCGCCTTATAATGCGTCTCAATTGAATGAAAATGATAATAATAAAAATCAGAAATATACGAATAAAAAAGATAAAACCGGAATTGATGATCGAATTGCTGCAACCTACGCTAAAGATTCAAAAGCAACATTAAAAAGATTTCTTTTTGATCCTTATGTCAAAGCAATTCGTTGGGCTTCGGATAGAATAGTAGATGAAGGAATAGTTGCTTTTGTAACTAATAATAGTTTTATTAATGCTCTTGCTTTTGACGGCATGAGAAAACATTTAGAAAAAGATTTTGATTTAATTTATATTATTGATTTAGGAGGGAATATTAGAAAGAATACAGATCCATCAAAAAGTATTCATAACGTTTTCGACATTAAAGTTGGAGTCAGCATTAACATTTTTATTAGAACAAATAGATTTAATCAGTCTAAGAATACAAAAATTTATTATGCTAGTGTTGGTGAATTTTTGAGAAAGGAAGAAAAGTTTAATTATTTAAACCAACATCAGCAATGGGATACGATTAAATGGCAATTAATAAACCCTGATAAAAAGAATAATTGGTTAAATGAAGGATTAAAAAATGATTTTGATATATTTATTCAAGTAGGGAATAAAGAAGCTAAACTTTCTAAAAATCATGATAATGGGATAATTTTTAAGATGTTTAGTTTAGGAGTTAGTACAAATAGAGATGCTTGGGTCTATAATTTTAATTATGATGAATTAGTAGCCAATATTCAACGCATGATTTCCACTTATAACGAACAAGTTAGGAAATGGCAAGATCGCAGCGATAAATCAGTTGACGTAGATAATTTTGTAATTTGTGATGATCATAAAATTAGCTGGAGCAGAGATTTAAAAAAAGATTTAAAAACAGGAAAGTCCCTAGAATTTTCTCAAACTAGAATAAGGCAATCACTTTATCGTCCATTCGTAAATTCTCCTCTTTATTTTGCAGATGGTTTAAATGACAGCCCCGGTAAATTTCCTTTAATATTCCCTACGCCTGAAACTGAAAAAGAAAATTTGATTATTTCTATTGCTGGCGTTGGTGATAGAAAAGGATTTGGTTGTTTTATCAGTCAATTTATTATTGCTTTAGATTTTGCTTTTGAAAAAGCTCAATGTTTTCCATTCTACACTTACGAAAAAGACGGAACAAACCGAAAAGAAAATATCACTGACTGGTCACTCGAACAATTTAGAAACTATTACCAAGATCCGACTATTACAAAATGGGATATTTTCTATTATACCTATAGCCTCTTGCATCATCCCACCTATCGAGAACGCTACGCTGCTAACCTTAAACGAGAACTTCCTCGCATTCCCTACGCACCCGATTTTCGAGGGTTTGTTGATGCTGGACAACAATTAGCAGATTTGCATCTTAACTATGAACAACAACCCGAATATAGCCTTAAATTTATTGAAAATGATCAAGTTCCGTTAAATTGGCGAGTTGAAAAAATGAAACTCAGTAAAGACAAAACCCAAATTATTTATAATGAGTTTCTCACCTTAAGCGGTATTCCTCCTGAAGTGTTTGAATATCGATTAGGAAATCGTTCGGCGTTAGATTGGATTATTGATCAATATCAAGTTAAAATTGATAAACGCAGTGGAATTGTTAATGATCCGAACCGTTTAGACGATGAACAATATATTGTTAGGTTAATTGGTCAAGTGATCACCGTTAGTTTAGAAACGGTTAAAATTGTTAATCATTTGCCCGATTTGGGATTATCTTAA
- the fba gene encoding class II fructose-bisphosphate aldolase (catalyzes the reversible aldol condensation of dihydroxyacetonephosphate and glyceraldehyde 3-phosphate in the Calvin cycle, glycolysis, and/or gluconeogenesis), with the protein MALVPMRLLLDHAAENDYGLPAYNVNNMEQIQAIMQAAEETNSPVILQASRGARQYAGESFLRHLILAAVETYPHIPIAMHQDHGNSPATCYSAMRHGFTSVMMDGSLEADGKTPASFEYNVAVTLEVVKVAHSIGVSVEGELGCLGSLETMQGDKEDGHGAEGKLTMEQLLTDPDQAVEFVERTQVDALAIAIGTSHGAYKFTRKPTGEILAISRIEEIHRRLPNTHLVMHGSSSVPEDLLALINQYGGQIPETYGVPVEEIQKGIKSGVRKVNIDTDNRLAITAAFREAAFKDPSNFDPRHFLKPSIKYMKKVCADRYNQFGSAGNADKIKVQTLDEFAAKYAKGELSATTKAAVAV; encoded by the coding sequence ATGGCGCTCGTACCCATGCGGCTTTTGCTGGATCATGCGGCTGAGAATGATTATGGACTTCCTGCATACAACGTTAACAACATGGAGCAGATCCAAGCGATTATGCAGGCTGCGGAAGAAACCAATAGCCCTGTGATTTTGCAAGCTTCTCGCGGCGCTCGTCAATATGCAGGTGAAAGCTTCCTGCGCCACCTGATTTTAGCGGCGGTGGAAACCTATCCCCACATCCCCATTGCCATGCACCAAGATCACGGCAACTCCCCCGCCACCTGCTATTCTGCCATGCGTCATGGCTTTACTAGCGTGATGATGGATGGTTCTCTCGAAGCTGATGGGAAAACTCCTGCCAGCTTTGAATATAACGTGGCTGTCACCTTGGAAGTGGTGAAAGTGGCTCACTCCATTGGCGTTAGTGTTGAAGGTGAACTGGGTTGTTTAGGTTCCCTGGAAACCATGCAAGGTGACAAAGAAGATGGTCACGGTGCAGAAGGAAAGTTAACGATGGAACAACTGTTAACTGACCCTGACCAAGCGGTTGAGTTCGTGGAAAGAACCCAAGTAGATGCTTTAGCGATCGCCATTGGTACCAGTCACGGAGCTTATAAATTCACTCGGAAACCCACCGGAGAAATTCTGGCCATTAGCCGCATTGAAGAAATTCACCGTCGTTTACCGAATACTCATTTAGTGATGCACGGTTCTTCTTCTGTTCCTGAAGATCTGTTAGCTTTGATCAATCAGTATGGTGGTCAGATCCCTGAAACTTACGGGGTTCCTGTGGAAGAAATTCAAAAAGGAATTAAGAGCGGTGTCCGTAAAGTTAATATTGATACTGACAACCGTTTAGCCATTACCGCAGCCTTCCGTGAAGCGGCTTTCAAAGATCCTTCTAATTTCGATCCTCGTCACTTCCTGAAACCTTCTATTAAATATATGAAGAAAGTTTGTGCGGATCGTTATAATCAATTCGGTTCTGCGGGTAATGCAGATAAAATCAAAGTTCAAACTTTAGATGAATTTGCAGCTAAATACGCTAAAGGTGAATTGAGTGCTACGACTAAAGCGGCTGTTGCTGTTTAA
- a CDS encoding DUF262 domain-containing protein → MAYWLFQSNPKYYRILDAIQDLEQMPWLVNRFANQMSVGDGVLIWISGQDSGIYAMAKILEIPQTINNFPDENYWLDQDRRIKDKNLNFAIIQFTNKLVNNPILRNQVKEDEILKELMVIRQPQSTNYAVTLDQWERVKQLINGIEAIIPSRQSEEVDVEGNEEGDIVVEPQSVSLDKSDRSLSEYHRWYKRGSLIIAPEWQREYVWDLKKASRLIESFLIGLPVPVIYLAFNEEGAREVIDGLQRLTSIFNFFDNKYELKGLESLRQFNGRKFNQLPPEYQNHLEDSTMRAFELPKDTDKNLKFLIFERLNTGGIVLNDMEIRNCLYRGQLNDLIRELAKSDEFLACVNQKNLDKRMKDRGLVLRYLAFLQMNYRNARKGMKNFLNEFLQTYRNPGTDKLNEFRDTFKKSMKAAYTIFGNQAFRLRTEKGSWSTQLNASIFQVLSVSFADYDLGALTRASDLIYEEYLDLIGTDEKWVDCVKTSTGDIQRIDYSFSTWKQRLAEVMKVTYPNDSQRVFSRQLKQEIYQQDPTCQICNQRITLINDAALDHEKHYWRGGKTIPENARLVHRQCNLQREH, encoded by the coding sequence ATGGCTTATTGGCTATTTCAAAGTAACCCTAAATATTACAGAATCCTTGATGCTATCCAAGATTTAGAACAAATGCCTTGGTTAGTCAATCGATTTGCTAATCAAATGTCTGTTGGTGATGGTGTATTAATTTGGATATCGGGTCAAGATTCAGGAATTTATGCGATGGCAAAAATTCTTGAAATTCCTCAAACAATTAATAATTTTCCTGATGAAAATTACTGGCTTGATCAGGACAGAAGAATTAAAGATAAAAACCTAAATTTTGCTATTATTCAGTTTACAAATAAATTAGTTAATAATCCAATCCTCAGAAACCAAGTTAAAGAAGACGAAATTTTAAAAGAATTGATGGTAATTCGACAACCTCAATCAACAAACTATGCAGTTACCCTCGATCAATGGGAAAGAGTCAAACAATTAATTAATGGGATTGAAGCTATAATACCATCTCGTCAATCTGAAGAAGTTGATGTTGAGGGTAATGAGGAAGGAGATATTGTTGTAGAACCTCAAAGTGTATCTTTAGATAAAAGCGATCGCAGTTTATCAGAATATCATAGATGGTATAAAAGAGGAAGCTTAATTATTGCTCCTGAATGGCAACGGGAATATGTTTGGGACTTGAAAAAAGCGTCTCGATTAATTGAATCATTTTTAATTGGTTTACCTGTTCCCGTTATTTATTTAGCATTTAATGAAGAAGGAGCCCGTGAAGTTATTGATGGGTTACAAAGATTAACATCTATTTTTAATTTTTTTGATAATAAATACGAGCTTAAAGGATTAGAAAGCTTACGGCAATTTAATGGACGTAAGTTTAATCAACTTCCTCCAGAATATCAAAACCATTTAGAAGATTCTACCATGAGAGCCTTTGAACTGCCCAAGGATACAGACAAAAACCTAAAATTTTTAATTTTTGAACGCTTGAATACAGGTGGCATTGTTCTGAATGATATGGAAATTAGGAACTGTCTTTATCGAGGTCAATTAAATGACTTAATCCGAGAACTCGCTAAATCAGATGAATTTTTAGCTTGTGTTAATCAAAAAAATTTAGATAAACGTATGAAAGATCGAGGTTTAGTTTTACGATACTTGGCTTTCTTACAAATGAATTATAGAAATGCTCGAAAAGGAATGAAGAATTTTTTAAATGAGTTTCTACAAACTTATCGAAATCCAGGGACAGACAAACTTAACGAATTTAGAGATACTTTCAAAAAATCCATGAAAGCAGCTTATACTATTTTCGGAAATCAAGCCTTTCGATTAAGAACAGAAAAAGGAAGTTGGTCAACACAGCTTAATGCTTCTATTTTTCAAGTTCTTAGTGTTTCATTCGCCGATTATGATTTAGGTGCTTTAACCCGTGCTTCTGATCTAATTTATGAAGAATATTTAGATTTAATTGGTACAGATGAAAAATGGGTAGATTGCGTTAAAACTTCAACCGGAGATATTCAAAGAATTGATTACTCATTTTCAACCTGGAAACAACGATTAGCTGAAGTGATGAAGGTTACATATCCTAATGATTCGCAACGAGTATTTTCCCGCCAGTTGAAACAAGAAATTTATCAACAAGACCCAACTTGCCAAATTTGTAATCAGCGCATTACTTTAATTAATGATGCTGCTCTCGATCATGAAAAACATTACTGGCGAGGCGGTAAGACGATTCCAGAAAACGCTCGTTTAGTACATCGTCAATGCAATTTACAACGAGAACATTAA
- a CDS encoding DUF433 domain-containing protein yields the protein MVSTNQESSRFQAKECQDVLGWLATGMSVAEIIDDFPELTETDIRACLEFAADRDHRLVALVSNT from the coding sequence GTGGTTTCGACGAACCAAGAATCCTCACGCTTTCAGGCTAAGGAGTGTCAAGATGTTCTGGGATGGTTAGCTACTGGAATGTCGGTGGCTGAGATTATTGACGATTTCCCAGAACTAACAGAAACAGATATTAGAGCCTGTTTAGAATTTGCTGCTGATCGGGATCATCGTTTAGTTGCTTTGGTGAGTAATACTTGA
- a CDS encoding aldose epimerase, which produces MFAIALKPHQQYKTYVLSDRATQSSLEVVPERGGIITRWQVGGQDLLYLDTERFANPDLTVRGGIPILFPICGNLPDDTYTYQGQRYTLKQHGFARNLPWTVVQQATDGGASITLVLKSNAQTRSVYPFDFEVEFTYTLKGNALQIFQRYTNLCGMMDNLPPQTMPFSTGLHPYFLALDKEKLAFEIPAMQYRDQRTQQTQVFTGRFDAAEEEIDVLFSPLTGLATTTLDQARKSKIILSYSSAYSSVVYWTLKGKDYYCLEPWTAPRNALNTGKLLTYLKPGASCEMLVHLSATFF; this is translated from the coding sequence GTGTTTGCGATCGCATTAAAGCCCCATCAACAATATAAAACCTACGTCCTCTCGGATCGGGCTACCCAGTCTAGCCTAGAAGTTGTCCCAGAACGAGGAGGAATTATTACCCGTTGGCAAGTCGGGGGTCAGGATTTACTGTATTTAGATACGGAACGATTTGCTAATCCTGATTTAACGGTACGGGGGGGAATTCCGATTTTATTCCCCATTTGTGGCAATTTACCCGATGATACCTATACTTATCAAGGTCAACGGTATACCCTCAAACAACATGGCTTTGCTCGGAATTTGCCGTGGACGGTGGTACAACAAGCAACGGATGGCGGTGCGTCAATCACGTTGGTATTAAAAAGTAATGCTCAAACTCGGTCGGTTTATCCCTTTGATTTTGAAGTGGAGTTTACCTACACCCTCAAAGGTAATGCTTTACAGATTTTTCAACGCTATACTAACCTCTGTGGCATGATGGACAATCTACCCCCGCAAACTATGCCCTTTTCAACGGGGTTACATCCCTATTTTTTAGCGTTGGATAAGGAAAAATTAGCCTTTGAAATTCCGGCGATGCAGTATCGGGATCAACGCACTCAACAAACTCAGGTGTTTACAGGGCGGTTTGATGCGGCAGAGGAGGAAATTGATGTGTTGTTTAGTCCCTTAACGGGGTTAGCGACAACAACCCTTGATCAAGCTCGGAAGTCGAAAATTATCCTGAGCTATAGTTCGGCTTATTCCAGTGTGGTGTATTGGACACTCAAGGGCAAGGATTACTATTGTTTGGAACCTTGGACAGCCCCCCGCAACGCCCTGAATACGGGAAAATTATTGACCTATCTCAAGCCAGGAGCTAGTTGTGAGATGCTTGTTCACCTCAGCGCAACTTTTTTTTAA
- a CDS encoding CapA family protein: MVYAEYLGQPSIFELARSGDLRAISYLINTYLRPEGISARVAPPDRKGCLPVLVEFQQEPMADSIVKFICHLLWKLNAPNLEGVKIAARYQGDGEILWKQSVRLVTPANRVHREQTRWLNLDGIKFKTLRLMFLVGSAVSSFILGCWVSYYEVTAERLPMNNPAQENVVMVAPPSKRSDSVQAALELVPVVQHQQVQNPQDPTVTLVFGGDVTLSDHFETIIGTNYSLPFAQLPEYRDADLAMVNLENPLTRSTLRRPNKQFNFKADPEAVKVLTEGGIDIVNLANNHTMDYEESGLVETLETLDRAGIHAVGAGRDLKEARRPTIIEVKGQRIAYLGYYDADFHAAGEGVAGTNPRYDERVAADIKAIRDQVDWVVVNYHWGVELNDYPGDWQIDLARFTIDQGADVVIGHHPHVLQGAEIYKGRPIVYSLGNFIFGGNSRTDYETAVLKVALNDHRKMKVEFLPVEVTQYQAKVISGEKGGDIIKRVERLSQIFDQPMQSVVVLDAPPRDLKLVDAPLTPTQEPALPLVTESPAPDSSPLTAVPTPKSVQNQDSQPSVIQAPLSDESVSVSEEKSPLPPKLEVKTESQDDLKPYIEEPFIKDPFISLPSFPQAPAPSSQSNKSPNSPISFQITIPHRNSEPTLLESTQSSVAVLPKGKESHAEIKLPLQSEPYRAIG, translated from the coding sequence ATGGTTTATGCAGAGTATTTAGGTCAACCTTCTATTTTTGAATTAGCCCGTTCTGGAGATTTAAGGGCAATCAGCTATTTAATTAATACCTATCTTAGACCGGAAGGGATCTCGGCAAGAGTGGCCCCCCCCGATCGCAAAGGCTGTTTACCCGTCTTGGTTGAATTTCAACAAGAACCGATGGCCGACAGCATTGTCAAGTTTATCTGTCACTTGCTGTGGAAACTCAACGCTCCCAACTTAGAAGGAGTGAAAATTGCGGCTCGCTATCAAGGAGATGGGGAAATTCTCTGGAAACAATCGGTGCGACTGGTTACCCCAGCTAATCGAGTTCATCGAGAACAAACCCGGTGGTTGAACCTTGATGGCATTAAATTTAAAACCCTACGGTTAATGTTCCTGGTGGGTTCAGCCGTTTCTTCCTTCATATTAGGCTGTTGGGTGAGTTACTACGAAGTCACCGCCGAAAGGCTACCCATGAATAATCCGGCTCAAGAAAATGTGGTGATGGTGGCACCGCCTTCTAAACGTTCTGATAGTGTCCAAGCTGCTTTAGAACTGGTTCCTGTGGTTCAACACCAACAGGTACAAAATCCCCAAGACCCAACGGTTACTTTAGTGTTTGGGGGGGATGTTACCCTGAGTGATCATTTTGAAACGATTATTGGCACAAATTATTCCTTACCCTTTGCCCAACTTCCTGAATATCGGGATGCAGATTTAGCGATGGTGAATTTAGAAAATCCCCTCACCCGTTCTACCCTGCGCCGTCCGAATAAACAGTTTAATTTTAAAGCTGATCCAGAAGCGGTTAAGGTATTAACAGAAGGTGGCATTGATATTGTTAATCTAGCCAATAATCACACCATGGACTATGAGGAATCCGGGCTAGTGGAAACCCTTGAAACCTTAGACCGGGCGGGTATTCATGCAGTGGGAGCGGGTCGAGATCTTAAAGAAGCTCGTCGCCCTACCATTATCGAAGTCAAGGGTCAACGAATTGCCTATTTAGGTTATTATGATGCCGATTTTCATGCAGCAGGTGAGGGTGTGGCGGGAACGAATCCACGTTATGATGAGCGGGTAGCAGCCGATATTAAAGCCATTCGAGATCAGGTGGATTGGGTGGTGGTTAACTACCATTGGGGGGTAGAACTCAATGATTATCCGGGAGACTGGCAAATTGATTTAGCTCGATTCACCATTGATCAAGGGGCGGATGTCGTTATTGGTCATCATCCCCATGTTTTGCAGGGTGCAGAAATTTATAAAGGTCGGCCGATTGTTTACTCCTTGGGTAATTTTATTTTTGGGGGCAATAGTCGGACAGACTATGAAACGGCTGTGTTAAAAGTTGCCTTAAATGATCATCGTAAAATGAAGGTAGAATTTTTACCCGTAGAGGTGACTCAATATCAAGCTAAGGTGATATCGGGAGAAAAAGGGGGGGATATTATCAAGCGGGTGGAACGACTTTCGCAAATTTTTGATCAACCGATGCAGTCCGTTGTTGTTTTGGACGCGCCCCCCCGTGACCTTAAATTGGTAGATGCTCCCTTAACACCAACGCAGGAACCGGCTTTACCGTTAGTGACGGAATCTCCAGCCCCCGATTCATCGCCACTGACGGCAGTACCTACTCCTAAATCGGTTCAGAATCAGGACTCTCAACCGTCCGTGATCCAAGCACCCCTGTCCGATGAGTCAGTTTCTGTCTCTGAAGAGAAAAGCCCCTTACCCCCTAAATTGGAGGTGAAAACGGAGAGTCAAGATGACCTCAAACCTTATATTGAGGAACCTTTTATTAAAGATCCTTTTATTTCTCTGCCTTCATTTCCCCAAGCTCCTGCTCCAAGCTCTCAAAGTAACAAGAGTCCCAATTCTCCGATTTCGTTTCAGATTACGATTCCTCATCGGAATTCTGAACCAACTCTGCTGGAATCAACCCAGTCTTCCGTTGCGGTATTACCGAAGGGAAAGGAATCTCATGCTGAGATTAAACTGCCTTTGCAGTCTGAACCTTATCGAGCCATCGGGTGA
- a CDS encoding DUF6679 family protein, with protein sequence MLHRKIYQLCCDSREVSIFLRDQQRWIEKARITDIEGDLVTLRYETDEEDELCSWEEMIRIESIGAISQKLASVPKCDFDLPISDDCPEAEQIHKPTSESSPE encoded by the coding sequence ATGCTACATCGCAAGATTTATCAGCTTTGTTGTGACAGTCGGGAAGTCTCGATCTTCTTACGGGATCAACAACGTTGGATTGAGAAAGCTCGAATTACAGATATTGAAGGAGATCTAGTCACGCTGCGCTATGAAACCGATGAAGAGGATGAATTATGTTCTTGGGAAGAAATGATCCGCATCGAAAGCATCGGAGCCATTAGCCAAAAGTTGGCCTCCGTTCCCAAGTGTGATTTTGATCTTCCTATTTCTGATGATTGCCCGGAAGCAGAACAAATTCACAAGCCTACCTCTGAGTCTAGCCCAGAATAA